Proteins from a genomic interval of Fusarium oxysporum Fo47 chromosome I, complete sequence:
- a CDS encoding major facilitator superfamily domain-containing protein produces the protein MGTVAEVGHGPSHQPWWKTSHLIKLNSIILSLVLFSSANGYDGGLMGSILALNTWNSFMQHPTGAYLGWMTAIYWLGNGLSTPLAAWCSNRYGRKPGLYAGYFFLIIGVGMQAGAPNEKAFTYARLFIGFAAGFLGNSAPVLINEIAYPSHRAIASALFMCGWYVGGTICGWVTFACRVIPNDWSWRIPVLLQIFLPLCALPGFLMAPESPRWYVSVGRLEEATDVIAKYHAGGNRDDPIVSTQMMEIEAAITAEKDAAKTCLNVWNLLWATAAAVSVDRLGRRFLFLTSASVMFLSFVVVTALSASFAKSGASSVGLAVVPFLFIFFAGYDVGLTPFLVAYPCEIWQFSLRSRGLTVAWCTTVASIFFNSFVNAIALDAIQWRYYIVFAVILFIFIFVVYFTYPETRGHTLEQMAVIFDGEDAVPSQAVALEKTDVEEKE, from the exons ATGGGCACCGTCGCTGAAGTTGGCCATGGGCCGTCCCATCAACCATGGTGGAAGACAAGCCATTTGATCAAgctcaactccatcatccTGTCACTTGTACTCTTCT CCTCAGCCAACGGATACGACGGCGGTCTAATGGGCTCCATCCTCGCGCTCAACACCTGGAACTCATTCATGCAGCACCCCACCGGCGCATATCTCGGCTGGATGACAGCAATCTACTGGCTCGGCAACGGCCTCAGCACTCCCCTCGCAGCATGGTGCTCCAATCGCTACGGCCGCAAACCAGGTCTCTACGCTGGCTACTTCTTCCTCATAATCGGCGTTGGAATGCAAGCTGGTGCACCCAACGAGAAAGCTTTCACATATGCTCGACTCTTCATCGGTTTCGCTGCTGGCTTCTTGGGAAACTCTGCTCCTGTGTTGATTAATGAGATCGCGTATCCTTCGCATAGAGCTATTGCGAGTGCGCTGTTTATGTGTGGGTGGTATGTCGGCGGTACGATCTGTGGATGGGTCACCTTTGCGTGCCGTGTTATTCCTAATGATTGGTCCTGGCGCATTCCGGTCCTGCTACAGATTTTCTTACCGCTGTGTGCACTGCCGGGCTTTTTGATGGCGCCGGAGAGTCCGAGATGGTACGTCAGCGTTGGACGATTAGAAGAAGCAACAGATGTCATTGCGAAGTATCATGCTGGAGGCAACAGGGATGATCCGATTGTGAGCAcgcagatgatggagattGAGGCTGCTATTACGGCAGAGAAGGATGCTGCTAAGA CTTGTCTCAATGTCTGGAATCTTCTTTGGGCTACTGCTGCAGCAGTCAGTGTTGATCGACTTGGCCGCCGATTCCTTTTCTTGACTTCGGCGAGTGTCATGTTTTTATCATTCGTTGTCGTCACTGCTCTCAGCGCATCCTTTGCCAAGTCTGGCGCTTCATCAGTTGGATTGGCTGTTGTGCCGTTCCtattcatcttctttgcagGATATGACGTTGGACT AACACCATTCCTTGTCGCATATCCCTGCGAGATCTGGCAATTTTCTCTTCGATCCCGTGGTCTCACGGTGGCCTGGTGCACGACCGTCGCAtcaatcttcttcaacagcttcgtcAACGCCATTGCTCTCGACGCGATTCAATGGAGGTATTACATTGTGTTCGCCGTTATTCTGTTCATCTTCATTTTCGTCGTCTATTTTACCTACCCCGAAACACGTGGACACACGTTGGAGCAGATGGCGGTTATCTTTGATGGTGAAGATGCAGTGCCGTCTCAAGCTGTTGCGCTGGAAAAGactgatgttgaagagaaggaataA
- a CDS encoding beta-glucosidase translates to MDVEALIQQLTLEEKVQLTAGVGWWHTAAIERLSIPPIRLSDGPNGVRGTHFFDSTPSSCLPCGTALGATWNTDLIYRLGRLLSDEAHAKGAHVLLGPTVNIQRGPLGGRGFESFSEDPVLSGILAGHYVRGVQRNGVSATMKHFACNDMESARMAVDVQITERALREVYLLPFMIAVEMASPRVFMTAYNKVNGTHAPDNHHLLQDILRDEWKWDGLVVSDWFGTYSTTEAINAGQDLEMPGPTRWRGETLVHAVTSNKVKRSTLDERVRNILKLVKHSIENTSIPPNAPETQLQSEENSRLLREAAAESVVLLKNDKGVLPLDPAKPVAVIGPNADISTYCGGGSASLRAYHTVSPLEGIRGIAKDVSFTKGLYGHRSLPQIGKLLKTVGEQRQGFTLRIYNDPPPSSGPDTRKVLETRILDDSNIWFALQDTVELAKSVDQVVLCVGTSGEWESEGQDRENMSLPPGSDDLISAVLQVNPNTVVLIQSGTPVSMPWVDQASTIAQAWFGGNEAGNGIADVLFGAMNPSGKLPITMARRVSDNPSALSFRSEGGRVLYSEDVHVGYRWYDTLDIEPLFPFGHGLSYTTFTLSDLCVEEHGESESKKLIVSVNVTNTGSRSGAAVVQVYVKPPHPTPLTASALDTITRSSKELKGFAKINLVPGANGRARVELDVLRATSYWSEREDYWCSDAGDYTVLVGMSSRSGREKARQLSTRACDACRARRRKCVFPRDGAETASHCVGCSRLHIQCSFDIPTRPRGPKRRSYHALAARFGTRTATISHCSQMCIRLRPADYWDHISHRKWATAYCLSIGAFQVGQINQSRMFEAESMQLARLLGMHLVSEYEGLNPIETQLRKKSFWLQLYTFAHSKIQPGRCNYLTYLDNYIIRDVNFAALEPLNIVDENITETGIVGQLPSTPSVGLPNNTDSADDAPFHSTTVFIMASRAFLLGMRESMVNDGCNCGFGRSPEERLSKLRDLLDQLRYILDGLPTHMRQWGPGDNYQPFDSSDRRQGAFTEAHIEHLQNESTRANLHVSHLWLQNFLLDKMDVALQEMKDREGDDSYIATQLKQNWKDREDVSRQLLHILHSIPHAYLEPNGLYLIYKVRSIASSLLNCPFEMDRQLSRRVSEYIQEFTKVLSYLDRSEIVNTDGLRSWIDEGQHINHDT, encoded by the exons ATGGATGTAGAGGCCCTCATCCAGCAATTGACCCTTGAGGAAAAGGTCCAGCTTACAGCAG GAGTCGGATGGTGGCACACAGCAGCAATTGAACGCCTCTCAATACCCCCAATCCGCCTCTCAGACGGCCCCAACGGCGTGCGAGGAACTCACTTCTTCGACAGCAccccatcatcatgtcttcccTGTGGCACCGCTCTAGGCGCAACATGGAATACTGACCTAATCTACCGTCTGGGTCGATTACTCTCAGACGAAGCCCACGCCAAAGGTGCGCACGTCCTTCTTGGTCCGACCGTCAATATCCAGAGAGGGCCATTAGGCGGAAGAGGCTTTGAGTCTTTCTCCGAAGATCCTGTTCTTTCGGGTATCTTGGCGGGGCATTATGTACGTGGTGTGCAGAGAAATGGTGTTTCTGCTACGATGAAGCATTTTGCTTGTAATGATATGGAGAGTGCTAGAATGGCTGTTGATGTACAGATTACGGAACGGGCGTTGAGAGAGGTGTATCTTCTTCCGTTTATGATTGCTGTTGAGATGGCGAGTCCGAGAGTTTTCATGACGGCATATAACAAAGTTAACGGCACACATGCCCCAGACAACCATCACTTGCTGCAAGATATCCTGCGCGATGAGTGGAAGTGGGATGGACTAGTTGTGAGCGACTGGTTCGGAACCTACAGTACGACTGAGGCGATCAATGCGGGACAAGATCTCGAAATGCCGGGTCCTACAAGATGGCGTGGGGAGACTTTGGTTCACGCTGTTACGTCGAATAAAGTCAAGAGGTCAACACTGGATGAGCGTGTGAGGAATATTTTGAAGTTGGTCAAGCATTCGATCGAGAACACGAGTATTCCACCGAACGCGCCGGAGACTCAACTCCAGAGTGAGGAGAACAGTCGACTCCTTCGTGAAGCTGCCGCCGAGTCTGTGGTACTACTCAAAAATGATAAGGGAGTTCTGCCGCTGGATCCTGCGAAGCCGGTCGCTGTGATTGGACCCAATGCCGACATCAGCACTTATTGCGGTGGTGGAAGTGCAAGTCTTCGAGCATACCATACCGTTTCTCCACTGGAGGGCATCAGGGGTATTGCGAAGGACGTTTCCTTTACAAAAGGACTCTACGGTCATCGATCACTGCCTCAAATAggcaagctgctgaagacaGTTGGCGAACAGCGTCAAGGATTCACTTTGCGCATATATAATGACCCTCCTCCTAGCTCCGGACCAGATACACGCAAGGTCCTCGAGACGAGGATTCTTGATGACTCGAATATCTGGTTT GCACTCCAAGACACTGTTGAGTTGGCCAAGAGCGTAGATCAAGTCGTTCTTTGCGTTGGGACGAGTGGGGAGTGGGAGAGTGAAGGTCAAGATCGCGAAAACATGTCTCTTCCTCCCGGTAGCGATGATCTGATCTCCGCAGTTTTGCAAGTGAATCCCAACACAGTGGTACTCATACAGAGTGGCACGCCTGTTTCAATGCCGTGGGTTGATCAGGCTAGTACCATTGCGCAAGCGTGGTTCGGCGGTAATGAAGCCGGGAACGGTATCGCCGATGTGCTTTTCGGTGCTATGAACCCT TCCGGCAAACTGCCAATCACCATGGCAAGACGCGTGTCAGACAACCCCAGTGCCTTGAGCTTCCGATCAGAAGGTGGACGCGTTCTGTACAGCGAAGATGTGCATGTCGGCTATCGCTGGTATGACACGCTCGACATTGAACCTTTGTTCCCCTTCGGACATGGTTTGTCATATACTACCTTCACGCTCTCTGATCTTTGTGTCGAAGAGCACGGAGAGTCGGAGAGCAAGAAGTTGATAGTGAGCGTCAATGTGACTAACACTGGCTCGCGATCAGGCGCTGCGGTCGTACAAGTCTACGTCAAGCCACCTCACCCAACACCACTGACTGCTTCTGCTCTTGATACGATTACGAGATCTagcaaggagctcaagggcTTTGCCAAGATCAATCTGGTTCCAGGAGCAAATGGTAGGGCAAGGGTTGAGCTGGATGTTCTCCGCGCGACGAGCTATTGGAGTGAGAGAGAGGATTATTGGTGCAGTGACGCGGGAGATTATACTGTTCTTGTTGGCATGAGCAGTAGAT CTGGCCGGGAAAAAGCGAGACAGTTGAGTACCAGGGCATGCGATGCGTGTCGTGCTCGGCGGAGGAAGTGCGTGTTTCCGAGGGATGGCGCAGAAACAGCGTCGCATTGCGTGGGATGCTCGAGGCTGCATATTCAGTGTAGTTTTGACATACCCACGAGGCCTAGAGGTccgaagagaagaag TTACCACGCTCTGGCAGCTCGATTTGGCACTCGCACAGCTACGATTAGCCACTGCTCTCAGATGTGCATCCGTCTTCGGCCTGCGGATTACTGGGATCATATCAGCCATCGAAAGTGGGCTACGGCATACTGTCTCTCGATCGGAGCGTTCCAAGTTGGACAGATCAACCAAAGCCGCATGTTTGAAGCAGAGTCGATGCAGCTTGCGAGACTATTAGGCATGCATCTTGTATCTGAATACGAGGGATTGAATCCGATTGAGACTCAACTGCGGAAGAAGTCATTCTGGCTACAGCTCTACACTTTCGC ACATTCCAAGATCCAACCGGGTAGATGCAACTACTTGACATATCTCGACAACTATATCATCCGAGATGTCAACTTTGCTGCATTGGAGCCTCTCAACATTGTCGACGAGAACATAACCGAAACAGGAATCGTCGGCCAgcttccatcaacaccatccgTAGGGCTACCAAACAACACTGACTCAGCAGACGATGCCCCATTTCACTCCACTACTGTGTTCATCATGGCATCTCGCGCATTCCTCTTGGGTATGCGAGAGTCCATGGTCAATGATGGTTGCAACTGCGGGTTTGGTAGATCCCCAGAGGAGCGTCTATCGAAGCTGAGAGATCTCCTTGATCAACTGCGGTATATACTTGATGGTTTGCCAACGCACATGCGCCAATGGGGGCCAGGCGATAACTACCAACCATTTGATAGTAGTGATAGGCGCCAAGGTGCGTTCACTGAGGCTCATATTGAGCATTTGCAAAATGAAAGCACCAGAGCCAACCTGCACGTCAGTCACCTATGGCTCCAGAACTTCCTCCTCGACAAAATGGACGTCGCACTGCAAGAGATGAAGGACCGAGAGGGAGATGACTCATACATCGCAACTCAACTCAAACAAAACTGGAAAGACCGTGAAGACGTATCCCGCCAACTGCTTCATATCCTCCACAGCATCCCTCATGCGTACCTAGAGCCCAACGGTCTATATCTC ATCTACAAAGTGCGCAGCATTGCCAGTTCCCTTCTCAACTGTCCCTTTGAGATGGATAGACAGCTCTCCCGTCGTGTCTCGGAGTACATCCAGGAATTTACAAAAGTGCTGTCATACCTCGATCGGAGCGAGATTGTGAATACAGACGGCTTGAGGAGTTGGATAGACGAGGGTCAACATATTAATCATGATACATAG